The Rhodocytophaga rosea genome has a segment encoding these proteins:
- a CDS encoding PNPOx family protein, protein MIPSTYHNGELEMQQKAGEQIAAYHNSRMLVSFITHGAANYIGKQPFFLASSQDGQGRIWTSVISGQEGFISVIDEETIQLIPELVHSNPADVFWQNIKLHPFTGMLFIEPATRRRYRVNGQITADKDRLLISVQQAYANCPKYIQRRSVIRGKKPVYQNGITTGRVLTDEWISWIKAADTFFVGSSNGGQALDASHRGGNPGFVDILNPSTLRIPDYQGNSMYNTLGNFLSYPQAGLLFVDFQAHQTLQLTGKASVTQEIPTSHEDTGRYWTFTIDEWVSLENVTDIASTFIDYSPFNPSSKDE, encoded by the coding sequence ATGATACCTTCAACATATCATAATGGCGAGCTGGAAATGCAACAGAAAGCAGGCGAGCAAATCGCTGCCTACCACAACAGCCGGATGCTGGTTTCTTTTATCACCCATGGCGCAGCCAATTATATCGGGAAGCAGCCCTTTTTCCTGGCCAGCAGTCAGGATGGACAGGGGCGTATCTGGACTTCTGTGATTTCTGGCCAGGAGGGATTTATCAGCGTAATAGATGAAGAAACCATCCAATTGATTCCAGAACTTGTTCATTCTAATCCTGCCGACGTTTTCTGGCAAAATATAAAGCTACACCCTTTTACTGGAATGCTCTTTATCGAACCTGCCACCCGCCGCAGATACCGGGTGAACGGACAAATTACTGCTGATAAAGACCGCTTACTCATCTCCGTACAGCAGGCATATGCTAACTGTCCCAAGTACATTCAGCGCCGCAGCGTTATCAGAGGAAAAAAGCCTGTTTACCAGAATGGCATTACCACAGGAAGGGTTCTTACTGATGAATGGATAAGCTGGATTAAGGCTGCCGACACCTTTTTTGTGGGCAGCAGCAATGGTGGGCAAGCATTGGATGCTTCTCACCGTGGCGGCAATCCCGGTTTTGTGGATATATTAAATCCTTCTACCCTTCGCATACCAGATTACCAGGGAAACAGTATGTATAATACCCTGGGCAATTTTCTGAGCTACCCGCAGGCAGGTCTGCTTTTTGTTGATTTTCAGGCTCACCAGACGCTTCAACTGACCGGCAAAGCAAGTGTTACCCAGGAAATACCCACCAGCCATGAAGATACCGGCCGTTACTGGACTTTTACCATAGACGAATGGGTGTCACTGGAGAATGTTACTGACATAGCTTCGACGTTTATAGACTATTCTCCATTTAACCCTTCTTCAAAGGATGAATAA
- a CDS encoding SDR family NAD(P)-dependent oxidoreductase, translated as MELIKTKFGFHSTADEVIEGIDLSGKRAIVTGASSGIGIETVRALAKAGAEVTLAVRNVEAGTKVANEIIAATANKKIYVAPLHLDDLTSINRFVDSWQEPLHVLVNNAGVMAIPELQKTASGIEMQFMTNYLGHFALSVGLQDALASAGSARIVVVSSSGHLLSPVVYDDINFLFRAYDPWLSYGQAKTACILFAVGATKRWAEKGITVNALNPGAILTNLQKHVGGRLRSAPELHKTPQQGAATSVLLAASPLLEGSGGHYFENCNQAITVPKRPDNYEGVAMYALNGDNADHLWDLSLQFLDQLN; from the coding sequence ATGGAATTAATAAAAACAAAATTTGGATTTCATTCTACCGCAGATGAGGTAATAGAGGGAATCGACTTGAGCGGTAAAAGAGCCATTGTTACAGGTGCTTCCTCCGGAATAGGCATAGAAACAGTAAGGGCTTTAGCAAAAGCAGGTGCCGAGGTGACACTGGCTGTGAGAAATGTAGAAGCCGGAACTAAAGTAGCCAACGAAATAATAGCCGCTACCGCAAATAAAAAAATATATGTCGCACCGCTCCATTTAGACGATCTCACATCCATCAATCGTTTTGTAGATAGCTGGCAGGAGCCTTTACATGTATTAGTCAATAATGCCGGCGTAATGGCAATACCAGAATTGCAAAAAACAGCTAGTGGGATAGAAATGCAGTTTATGACTAACTATCTCGGCCATTTTGCCTTATCGGTCGGATTGCAGGATGCTTTAGCGAGTGCTGGCTCTGCCCGGATCGTAGTGGTTAGTTCAAGTGGACATTTGTTATCGCCGGTTGTGTACGACGATATCAATTTTTTATTCAGAGCCTATGATCCCTGGCTTTCATATGGGCAAGCTAAAACAGCCTGTATTTTATTTGCCGTAGGTGCTACTAAGCGTTGGGCTGAAAAAGGAATAACAGTGAATGCTCTAAATCCAGGTGCCATCTTAACCAACCTGCAAAAGCATGTAGGAGGAAGATTACGATCTGCTCCGGAGTTGCATAAAACACCACAACAAGGAGCGGCTACCTCCGTTTTGTTGGCTGCTTCACCATTACTAGAGGGTTCAGGCGGACATTATTTTGAAAACTGCAACCAGGCAATTACAGTTCCAAAACGGCCTGATAATTATGAAGGGGTTGCCATGTATGCGCTCAATGGGGATAATGCTGACCATTTATGGGATCTATCCTTACAATTCCTCGATCAATTGAATTGA
- a CDS encoding helix-turn-helix domain-containing protein, whose protein sequence is MKKNKITFSIPANESNGRKYHWGRLQQEWRDTLNKSGEIYFEIHRRDEYRLKSNPLIAPFRQDLYIIFLITGGEAVHNFGNQDYYLKPGILCFVSAGIFVSRQSTINEHAGYLCGFTSAFFSQNLSDKDSLLHYPFFNTEASVSLQLDTDQTSYFYNLFREMEEEYHSTNANKEELIRALLTILLQKAQRLVISDRTDCLVDNSNAGLRLTKAFTKLFEADFEPLKKLHGITTKHLSQYASNLHVTQNHLNDTIKAVSGKTPGELIRERIIKEASQLLLHTQLTIAEICFLLKFEDPSYFSRFFKRYTGLTPTQHRKQYK, encoded by the coding sequence ATGAAAAAGAATAAAATAACCTTTTCAATTCCTGCCAATGAAAGTAATGGCAGGAAATATCATTGGGGCCGCTTACAACAAGAATGGAGAGATACTCTAAACAAATCAGGTGAAATTTATTTTGAAATTCACCGCAGGGATGAATACCGTTTAAAAAGCAATCCACTTATTGCTCCATTCCGGCAGGATTTATATATTATTTTCTTAATTACAGGTGGAGAAGCGGTTCATAATTTTGGCAACCAGGACTATTATTTGAAACCAGGCATTTTATGTTTTGTATCTGCGGGCATATTTGTTTCGAGACAGTCAACGATCAATGAGCATGCGGGCTATCTTTGCGGATTTACTTCAGCATTTTTTAGCCAGAATCTGTCAGATAAAGACAGCTTACTGCACTATCCTTTTTTCAATACCGAAGCAAGCGTTTCCCTGCAATTAGATACAGATCAAACCTCTTATTTCTATAATCTTTTCCGAGAAATGGAAGAGGAATATCATTCAACTAATGCCAATAAAGAGGAACTGATCCGTGCTTTATTAACCATATTGCTACAAAAGGCCCAGCGTTTAGTTATATCTGATCGGACAGATTGCCTGGTAGACAACAGCAATGCAGGTCTTCGGTTAACAAAAGCATTTACAAAGCTTTTTGAAGCAGATTTTGAGCCTTTGAAAAAGCTACATGGGATTACAACCAAACACTTATCCCAATACGCTTCAAATTTGCATGTAACTCAAAACCATTTAAATGATACTATAAAAGCTGTATCAGGAAAAACGCCTGGAGAACTCATCCGGGAGAGAATTATCAAAGAAGCTTCTCAATTGTTACTCCATACGCAGTTAACCATTGCAGAAATATGCTTCCTTTTGAAATTTGAAGATCCTTCTTACTTTTCCCGCTTCTTTAAACGCTATACCGGACTTACCCCCACTCAGCATCGAAAGCAATACAAATAA
- a CDS encoding tail fiber domain-containing protein yields MSTFRFFASLLTATLLLTQPAAAQLKNFFAGPGAGASNTTGSRNTFVGAFAGFSNTSGNSNTFFGESAGSKITNGFANAFFGTFAGTDNTTGGLNAFFGENAGRKNTICLRNAFFGASAGTDNTSGSFNAFFGEAAGANNTTSFSNAFFGAGAGLSNTIGRENTFVGRSAGIENITGNGNSYFGFEAGNPSNLQNLTNATAIGHRALVSRSNALVLGSIAGKNEATSDVNVGIGVDAPTFQLHLSKNSAAKPGSSSWTVASDERLKKNVQTFTDGLNLLLQVKPVTYHYNGKAGMPTEYGFPLK; encoded by the coding sequence ATGAGTACATTTCGATTCTTTGCTAGCCTGCTGACTGCCACTTTACTACTTACTCAACCAGCAGCCGCCCAGCTTAAGAATTTCTTCGCTGGACCGGGTGCCGGTGCAAGCAATACCACTGGTTCTAGAAATACGTTCGTAGGTGCTTTTGCCGGATTCAGCAATACGAGCGGCAACAGCAACACCTTTTTTGGTGAATCGGCTGGCTCTAAGATTACCAATGGGTTTGCTAATGCTTTCTTTGGCACTTTTGCAGGTACAGATAATACCACTGGCGGCTTAAACGCCTTTTTTGGTGAAAATGCTGGTAGAAAAAATACAATATGCCTTCGCAATGCCTTCTTTGGCGCTTCTGCCGGCACAGACAATACAAGCGGCAGCTTCAACGCCTTTTTTGGTGAAGCTGCCGGTGCAAACAATACCACCAGCTTTTCCAATGCCTTCTTTGGTGCCGGTGCCGGTTTAAGTAATACCATTGGCCGAGAGAACACTTTTGTAGGTAGAAGCGCTGGAATCGAAAATATTACCGGCAATGGTAACTCTTACTTTGGCTTTGAAGCTGGTAACCCTTCCAACCTTCAGAATTTAACCAATGCAACGGCCATTGGCCACAGAGCCCTGGTATCACGTTCCAACGCATTAGTCTTAGGCAGCATAGCAGGCAAAAATGAGGCTACCTCGGATGTGAATGTAGGCATTGGTGTGGATGCTCCCACCTTCCAGCTGCACCTATCGAAAAACTCAGCTGCAAAGCCTGGCAGCAGCAGCTGGACAGTGGCTTCAGATGAGCGTTTGAAGAAGAATGTGCAGACGTTTACTGATGGCCTGAATTTGCTTTTGCAGGTAAAACCGGTTACTTACCACTACAATGGCAAGGCGGGGATGCCCACAGAATATGGGTTTCCCCTAAAATAG
- a CDS encoding cupin domain-containing protein translates to MTTNTLQRRFYNPVQKDYVTFLETCKETKGKRTHGLLEVYSGGKVNPHYHLSFSETFIVRSGTLHLQMDKQKLVLQAGEKATVPPNTLHAWSNTSKETLMCDVILEPGNQGFEKALQAGYGLATDGLIHPNGMPKSIWHLALLVELSETKIAGGIHLMNGLLGLLARIAKWMGRDKDLEKYYKLD, encoded by the coding sequence ATGACAACAAACACGCTTCAACGGAGATTTTATAATCCGGTACAAAAAGACTATGTGACCTTCCTGGAAACCTGTAAGGAAACTAAGGGTAAGCGTACACATGGCTTACTGGAAGTGTATTCAGGAGGTAAAGTAAATCCGCATTACCACCTCTCATTTTCTGAAACATTTATCGTCCGTTCTGGAACACTCCATTTGCAAATGGATAAGCAAAAACTCGTATTGCAAGCTGGTGAAAAAGCTACAGTACCTCCTAATACACTGCATGCCTGGTCTAATACCTCTAAAGAAACCCTGATGTGTGATGTAATTCTGGAACCGGGAAACCAAGGATTTGAAAAAGCACTGCAGGCCGGTTATGGCTTAGCCACTGATGGCCTGATACACCCAAACGGAATGCCCAAAAGTATCTGGCATCTAGCCCTGCTAGTAGAGCTGTCAGAAACCAAAATTGCAGGAGGTATACACCTAATGAACGGACTCCTGGGACTACTGGCCAGAATTGCCAAATGGATGGGCAGAGACAAAGATCTTGAAAAGTATTACAAACTTGATTAA